One window of bacterium genomic DNA carries:
- a CDS encoding DUF4440 domain-containing protein yields MLTLRILFCVSLISPLAFAQTANPKTEQELTAIAQELMDAIATGKKEVWEKYLADSWIIREENGQVLTKAELLKDFNPLPPGYVGKIKVTDVHVRDYGNVAVISHRDKEELELYGQMLKTEFGSTDTYMKIDGQWKVIASHISVYPSELTAVTLPPEQLQRFTGAYELKSDVVYTITLEDNKLIGQRTGRAKEELFPENETRLFRKGAPRGIKIFVPDEKGRFTKMIDRRDNVDLVWRRIK; encoded by the coding sequence ATGCTAACACTACGAATCCTTTTTTGTGTTTCGTTGATTTCCCCTCTTGCTTTCGCTCAAACGGCTAATCCGAAAACGGAACAAGAGCTGACGGCAATCGCACAAGAACTGATGGACGCAATTGCGACGGGTAAAAAAGAAGTCTGGGAGAAATATCTCGCGGATTCCTGGATCATCCGAGAAGAAAACGGTCAGGTTTTGACAAAGGCAGAATTGTTAAAAGATTTCAATCCTTTGCCTCCAGGCTACGTGGGCAAAATCAAAGTGACGGATGTTCATGTCAGGGATTACGGTAATGTTGCGGTCATTTCCCATCGCGATAAGGAAGAGCTTGAACTCTACGGTCAAATGTTAAAAACGGAGTTTGGCAGTACCGACACCTATATGAAGATCGATGGTCAATGGAAAGTGATTGCTTCACACATTTCCGTTTATCCAAGTGAACTAACTGCGGTAACGTTACCTCCAGAACAACTCCAACGTTTTACGGGCGCCTATGAGCTCAAATCCGATGTTGTTTACACAATTACGCTGGAAGACAACAAACTGATCGGACAGCGCACCGGACGAGCAAAAGAGGAATTGTTTCCGGAGAATGAAACCAGGCTTTTTAGGAAAGGCGCTCCTCGCGGAATCAAGATTTTTGTTCCTGATGAGAAAGGCCGTTTCACAAAAATGATTGACCGGCGCGATAACGTCGATCTGGTCTGGCGCAGAATAAAGTAA